In Microbulbifer celer, a single window of DNA contains:
- a CDS encoding AAA family ATPase yields the protein MQKIISAIVADIGKVLLGKDHQVKLALACLLARGHLLIEDLPGMGKTTLAHALAQVLGLSYNRVQFTSDMLPADILGVSIFERDSGQFRFHQGPVFSQLLLADEINRASPKTQSALLEAMEERQVSIDGETRPLPSPFFVIATQNPLQQSGTFSLPESQLDRFLMRISLGYPTREAERALFQGVDPRAQLAALKPRINRDGLKKLQALVSQVKASDSLLDYLERLVQHSRQSPECAVGLSPRGALALLHAARAWALIHNRGHLLPEDLQAVLPAVAGHRLQSDGSDGAQLVERMMHQVDIIAA from the coding sequence GTGCAAAAAATTATTTCCGCCATTGTCGCCGATATCGGCAAAGTACTTCTGGGTAAAGACCACCAGGTAAAGCTCGCACTGGCCTGTCTGCTGGCTCGTGGTCACCTGCTGATCGAAGACCTGCCCGGCATGGGCAAAACCACCCTGGCCCACGCCCTCGCACAAGTCCTCGGGCTATCCTACAACCGCGTCCAATTTACCAGCGACATGCTCCCCGCCGACATCCTCGGCGTCAGCATCTTCGAGCGCGACAGCGGCCAATTCCGCTTTCATCAAGGCCCCGTCTTCAGCCAGCTACTGCTCGCCGACGAAATCAACCGCGCCTCCCCAAAAACCCAGAGCGCACTGCTCGAAGCCATGGAAGAGCGCCAGGTCAGCATCGACGGCGAAACCCGCCCACTGCCCAGCCCCTTCTTCGTCATCGCCACCCAGAACCCCCTGCAGCAATCCGGCACCTTCAGCCTGCCGGAATCCCAGCTCGACCGCTTTCTCATGCGTATCAGCCTCGGCTATCCCACCCGCGAAGCCGAGCGCGCCCTGTTCCAGGGCGTCGACCCCCGCGCACAGCTCGCCGCCCTCAAACCGCGCATCAATCGGGATGGCCTGAAAAAGCTGCAGGCCCTGGTCAGCCAGGTCAAAGCGTCCGACTCCCTGCTCGACTACCTCGAGCGCCTGGTGCAACACAGTCGCCAGAGTCCGGAATGCGCCGTGGGATTGTCACCGCGGGGCGCCCTGGCACTACTGCACGCCGCCCGCGCCTGGGCACTGATCCACAATCGCGGCCACCTGCTGCCGGAAGACCTGCAGGCAGTACTGCCTGCCGTCGCCGGTCACCGCCTGCAGAGTGACGGCAGCGACGGCGCGCAACTGGTGGAGCGCATGATGCACCAGGTCGATATCATCGCCGCCTGA
- a CDS encoding DUF58 domain-containing protein codes for MRTGSASTFSDVSTGIAQRWRRRWMRWLDRRSPAATSVTLNHRTLFVLPTRSGLAFMLVIFLLWLLGTNYENNLVFALAFLMVGLMVVLPVHTFANLSGLKLRLVEAPVAFAGDFARARIVLERRGRRGHERVRIFWPPEEGIETDLVTGRENEVEIALPVVQRGHVRAPRIRVESTFPLGLYRCWSWVDLDCEWLVYPQPRSVGPLPVGASVGEGDAPQPHIRGGEDFAGLKPYQPGDSLRHVAWKQYAGGRDLYSREYASGSDERLWLDWDLLAGRDVEIRLSNLCAWVLEAERAGIAYGLKMPGCTIKPGLGSTHQQQVLKALALFPVQSVRGGGES; via the coding sequence ATGCGCACAGGATCTGCATCCACCTTTTCCGACGTATCCACCGGTATCGCGCAACGCTGGCGCCGCCGCTGGATGCGCTGGCTCGATCGCCGTTCCCCGGCCGCGACCTCAGTTACCCTCAATCACCGCACCCTGTTCGTACTGCCCACCCGCAGCGGGCTCGCGTTTATGCTGGTGATTTTTTTACTGTGGCTTCTCGGCACCAATTACGAGAACAACCTCGTTTTCGCCCTTGCGTTTCTGATGGTCGGGCTCATGGTGGTGCTGCCGGTACATACCTTTGCCAACCTCTCCGGACTGAAACTGCGCTTGGTCGAGGCTCCAGTAGCATTTGCCGGCGATTTTGCCCGCGCGCGTATTGTGCTCGAACGCAGGGGGCGGCGTGGACACGAGCGTGTGCGCATTTTCTGGCCGCCGGAAGAAGGCATCGAGACCGATCTGGTGACAGGGCGCGAAAACGAGGTGGAAATCGCACTGCCCGTGGTGCAGCGCGGTCATGTGCGCGCGCCGCGAATCCGGGTAGAAAGTACTTTCCCGTTAGGGCTGTACCGCTGCTGGAGCTGGGTGGATCTCGACTGCGAGTGGCTGGTGTACCCGCAACCGAGATCGGTTGGCCCGCTGCCGGTAGGCGCCAGCGTTGGGGAGGGTGACGCACCGCAGCCGCATATACGTGGCGGTGAAGATTTTGCCGGACTCAAACCCTATCAACCGGGAGATTCCCTGCGCCATGTAGCGTGGAAGCAGTATGCCGGAGGGCGCGACCTCTACAGCCGGGAATATGCCAGCGGCTCCGATGAGAGACTGTGGCTGGACTGGGACCTGTTGGCCGGTCGGGATGTGGAGATCCGTCTCAGCAACCTTTGCGCCTGGGTGCTGGAAGCCGAGCGGGCGGGTATTGCCTACGGACTCAAAATGCCGGGTTGTACGATCAAGCCCGGGCTTGGAAGCACTCACCAGCAGCAGGTATTGAAGGCACTGGCATTGTTTCCGGTGCAGAGTGTCCGCGGCGGAGGAGAAAGCTAG
- a CDS encoding transglutaminase TgpA family protein translates to MATSQIHSLLPRESLLWIFAAQLAVLLPQFSHLPLWLVGAWCGAVYWRLEVYRGRWEMPGRLVKLAVVTLAVAGLSLTYRRWFALEPMVALLAVSFTLKNIELVSRRDALLSLMLAYFLAATLFVFEQTIPYAVYGIFCVVIVTAALAAQQGRGSARPGRALGLSARLLAQSMPVMLLLFIAVPRLGPLWAVPQNSAGASTGISDSMTPGDFSRLSKSDKPALRIAFDGSVPPPEQRYWRGLVYSHFDGRRWSEGEPADAFGRGRAAITGSKTVRPLPEVGPRYRYQVIQEPSYNPWLFALARPDSETRGVMATAEDTLVYRAPVASRLAYQVQTWPRESTPQVTPLSAEVRRRNLQLPDDGNPRARQWASELQRRGLSGEQISEEVLAEYHGQFTYTLKPPALGRDSVDEFLFSTRQGFCEHFASSYVFTMRAAGIPARVVAGYQGGEWVEQEEYLLVRQYDAHAWAEIWLPARGWVRVDPTAAVSPERIRDGLQSAAADQFMQDSLVPLHKLAFLNRIRLQWDMINYRWYQTVVSFDSERQQGLLRRLLGEVSVSRLLLFFGVPAGVALLGLLIWLKVSARGPRLSPANRLYLRFCRRMARVGLARHSGEAPADYARRIQAENPRLGGAAVRITAAYQKAAFAEDPAAEKQLRRLLRGFWPMRLTH, encoded by the coding sequence GTGGCCACCAGTCAGATACATTCTCTGTTGCCGCGGGAGAGCCTGTTGTGGATTTTTGCCGCGCAACTGGCGGTGTTGCTGCCGCAGTTCTCCCACTTGCCGCTTTGGCTGGTGGGGGCCTGGTGTGGAGCGGTCTATTGGCGCCTCGAAGTGTATCGCGGTCGCTGGGAAATGCCGGGGCGGCTGGTGAAGCTGGCGGTGGTAACGCTGGCGGTGGCCGGGTTATCGCTCACTTACCGGCGCTGGTTCGCGCTGGAGCCCATGGTGGCATTGCTGGCGGTGTCGTTCACCCTGAAAAATATCGAGCTGGTGAGCCGGCGGGATGCGCTGTTGAGCCTGATGCTTGCGTATTTCCTCGCTGCCACTCTGTTTGTCTTCGAGCAGACCATCCCCTATGCCGTTTACGGTATTTTCTGTGTGGTGATTGTTACCGCGGCGTTGGCGGCGCAACAGGGGAGGGGCAGCGCGCGACCCGGGCGCGCACTGGGGCTTTCGGCGCGCCTGCTGGCGCAGTCGATGCCGGTCATGTTGCTGCTGTTTATCGCCGTGCCTCGTTTAGGGCCGCTGTGGGCAGTGCCGCAGAACAGTGCTGGTGCTTCTACCGGTATCAGTGATTCCATGACGCCGGGGGATTTCAGCCGCCTGTCGAAATCCGATAAGCCCGCGCTGCGGATCGCCTTCGATGGCTCGGTACCCCCGCCGGAGCAGCGTTACTGGCGCGGCCTGGTATACAGCCATTTCGATGGGCGCCGCTGGAGTGAGGGAGAGCCTGCAGACGCTTTTGGCCGCGGGCGCGCTGCGATCACTGGAAGTAAAACTGTTCGCCCGCTACCGGAAGTAGGCCCGCGTTATCGCTATCAGGTGATTCAGGAGCCCAGCTACAATCCGTGGCTGTTTGCCCTCGCGCGGCCGGATTCTGAAACCCGCGGCGTGATGGCGACCGCAGAGGATACGCTGGTTTATCGCGCGCCGGTGGCCAGCCGACTGGCCTACCAGGTTCAGACCTGGCCGCGGGAAAGTACGCCTCAGGTTACCCCATTGAGCGCCGAAGTGCGGCGTCGAAACCTGCAATTGCCGGATGACGGCAACCCGCGTGCCCGTCAATGGGCATCAGAGTTACAGCGCCGGGGGCTCAGTGGTGAGCAGATATCGGAGGAAGTTCTTGCCGAATACCATGGTCAATTTACTTATACCCTGAAGCCGCCAGCATTGGGCCGGGATTCCGTCGATGAATTCCTGTTTTCTACTCGTCAGGGATTCTGTGAACACTTTGCCAGCAGTTATGTGTTTACCATGCGCGCGGCGGGTATTCCGGCGCGCGTGGTAGCCGGCTATCAGGGCGGAGAGTGGGTTGAGCAGGAGGAATACCTGCTAGTGCGCCAGTACGACGCCCATGCGTGGGCGGAAATCTGGTTACCTGCACGAGGCTGGGTGCGGGTGGATCCCACTGCTGCGGTATCTCCGGAGCGCATTCGCGATGGATTGCAGTCTGCCGCGGCCGATCAATTTATGCAGGATTCCCTGGTGCCGCTGCACAAGCTGGCGTTCCTCAACCGGATACGCCTGCAGTGGGACATGATCAACTATCGCTGGTATCAGACAGTTGTCAGCTTTGACAGTGAGCGTCAGCAGGGGCTGCTGCGCCGGCTGTTGGGAGAGGTGTCTGTTTCCCGATTGTTGCTGTTTTTTGGTGTCCCCGCAGGGGTGGCGTTGCTCGGGTTGCTGATCTGGTTAAAGGTGTCCGCTCGGGGGCCTCGGTTGTCGCCCGCCAACCGCTTGTATCTGCGCTTCTGCCGACGGATGGCGAGAGTGGGGCTGGCGCGTCACTCCGGGGAAGCGCCGGCGGATTACGCCCGTCGTATCCAGGCCGAGAATCCCCGCCTTGGCGGTGCTGCTGTCAGAATCACTGCGGCGTACCAGAAAGCGGCCTTTGCCGAGGATCCGGCGGCGGAGAAACAGTTGCGTCGTTTACTGCGCGGATTCTGGCCCATGCGGCTAACTCATTAA
- a CDS encoding MFS transporter — translation MAFPAFAARLQTFLLGYSGTSLATGLQVVLLPWLAVSVVELPALQLGWVQASVLLPNLLFLLFGGALADRFDSARVAMLSCIGLSLCHATLAYTLWFQVPDLALLLAYGVSLGVCTAFLQPARDNLVQRSAHKPEEGSGKLSESRVQHMVTWMMLAQYGGQAVGMLLASRFDHWGAQPLLLIQLSVLLIASMCFFSMRHLGPAPQTRGSRNLPSALLEGFSEVKKSRAISELVALVAFNGLVHIGVFLVVLPLLAEEYGRGASYYATLQVAFVAGTVVATVMMLRRGQGDQPGRGVLMCLLYSAGLLVAISFGPTPYGLMLLCACWGAVSAASAALGKAIVQVLAPAAVRSRIISIYQLSLFGSAAIGALAAGAVSQYSAPLTTLLWAGILSVLAFMVVWFSGALRQLRLEHGEIPER, via the coding sequence ATGGCATTTCCCGCGTTCGCGGCACGATTGCAAACCTTCCTGCTCGGCTACAGCGGCACTTCTCTGGCTACTGGTCTGCAGGTCGTACTGCTGCCGTGGCTGGCGGTATCGGTGGTGGAACTGCCGGCTCTGCAGCTGGGGTGGGTGCAGGCTTCGGTGCTATTGCCAAATCTTTTATTCCTTCTTTTCGGCGGCGCGCTGGCGGACCGGTTCGATTCTGCCCGTGTGGCAATGTTGTCTTGTATCGGTCTCTCCCTCTGCCACGCCACTCTGGCTTACACCCTCTGGTTCCAGGTGCCGGATCTGGCGTTGCTGCTCGCCTACGGGGTCAGTCTCGGGGTCTGTACGGCTTTTCTGCAACCGGCGCGGGACAACCTGGTACAGCGCTCTGCGCACAAGCCGGAAGAGGGCAGTGGCAAACTCAGTGAAAGCCGGGTGCAACATATGGTGACCTGGATGATGCTGGCCCAGTATGGTGGTCAGGCCGTGGGGATGTTACTTGCGAGTCGCTTTGATCACTGGGGGGCTCAGCCTCTGCTGCTGATTCAATTGTCGGTGCTGTTGATCGCGTCGATGTGTTTCTTCTCCATGCGCCACCTCGGGCCTGCACCGCAAACCCGGGGCTCCAGAAATCTGCCCTCGGCGCTGCTGGAAGGGTTTTCTGAAGTAAAAAAAAGTCGCGCTATCAGCGAGCTGGTGGCGCTGGTGGCGTTCAATGGCTTGGTCCACATCGGTGTTTTTCTGGTGGTTTTACCTCTGTTGGCGGAAGAGTATGGGCGCGGTGCCAGCTACTACGCGACCTTGCAGGTTGCCTTCGTGGCGGGAACTGTGGTCGCCACAGTAATGATGCTGCGGCGCGGGCAGGGCGATCAGCCCGGGCGCGGTGTGCTCATGTGCCTGCTCTACAGTGCCGGCCTGTTGGTAGCCATCAGTTTCGGGCCGACACCCTACGGACTGATGTTGTTATGTGCCTGCTGGGGGGCGGTATCCGCTGCCTCGGCTGCGCTGGGCAAGGCGATCGTACAGGTGCTGGCGCCAGCGGCGGTGCGCAGCCGTATTATTTCCATTTACCAGTTGTCACTTTTCGGTTCAGCGGCGATCGGTGCGCTGGCGGCGGGGGCCGTGAGTCAGTACTCCGCACCGCTTACCACACTATTGTGGGCGGGAATCCTCAGTGTACTGGCTTTCATGGTGGTGTGGTTCAGCGGTGCATTGCGACAGTTGCGTCTAGAACACGGGGAAATTCCCGAGCGCTGA
- a CDS encoding HPP family protein: MATLIGESRAYLGIERNTTSHREKLLSALGAALAIVVVNWATQLSVQAGFINVGTSFFIIASMGASAVLLFAVPHGALSQPWQLVGGHLLSALIGVLCHRWIGIELIAAGAAVGLAVAGMYYLRCIHPPGGATALTAVTGGDAVYQLGFEFLLVPILTNVLLILMVALAFNGLFHWRRYPVHLGRRAKLSVSPEPVTREHEITQEDFAAAIQEQDSFVDITAEGLTELLELAKRHAERNITHPRSIVAGRCYSNGKLGKLWSVRQVVDESREPPPVRDRIIYKVLAGDGGYETGICLREEFRHWARFEVEFRNGHWIKAGESIDDVDEPVESRTTNAS, encoded by the coding sequence ATGGCGACGTTGATTGGAGAATCGCGTGCGTATCTGGGGATTGAGCGCAATACCACCAGCCACCGGGAAAAACTGTTGTCTGCACTGGGGGCGGCCCTCGCCATTGTGGTGGTCAACTGGGCAACACAGCTTTCCGTGCAGGCCGGGTTTATCAATGTGGGCACCAGTTTTTTCATTATTGCCTCCATGGGTGCCAGCGCTGTTTTGCTGTTTGCGGTGCCGCACGGGGCGCTTTCGCAACCCTGGCAATTGGTGGGCGGCCACCTGCTATCCGCGCTGATTGGTGTGTTGTGTCATCGCTGGATCGGCATTGAGCTCATCGCCGCCGGCGCTGCGGTCGGCCTGGCTGTGGCGGGTATGTACTATCTCCGTTGTATTCACCCTCCCGGAGGCGCGACCGCACTGACCGCGGTTACCGGTGGCGATGCAGTGTATCAACTGGGTTTTGAATTTTTGCTGGTGCCGATCCTGACCAATGTCCTGTTGATACTGATGGTGGCGCTGGCATTCAATGGCCTTTTTCACTGGCGCCGCTACCCGGTGCACCTGGGGCGCCGCGCCAAGCTTTCCGTAAGCCCGGAACCGGTTACGCGGGAGCACGAAATCACCCAGGAAGACTTCGCTGCCGCGATCCAGGAGCAGGACTCCTTCGTGGATATCACCGCAGAAGGGCTGACGGAACTACTGGAACTGGCCAAGCGGCACGCCGAGCGCAACATTACCCACCCCAGATCGATCGTGGCCGGCCGCTGCTACAGCAATGGCAAACTGGGCAAGCTCTGGAGTGTGCGCCAGGTGGTCGACGAATCCCGCGAACCACCACCGGTCAGGGACCGTATTATCTACAAAGTACTGGCTGGGGACGGCGGATACGAAACCGGAATCTGCCTGCGAGAAGAGTTTCGACACTGGGCCCGTTTTGAGGTGGAATTCAGAAACGGACACTGGATCAAGGCCGGTGAGAGTATTGATGACGTGGACGAGCCGGTGGAATCCCGCACCACCAACGCATCCTGA
- a CDS encoding sugar phosphorylase, translating to MTETADLPIEEILFQKVIDHLRVIYPELDIRAIARDLIHTMRLDEDCQKPLAHKNLWDQTDITVITYGNSILSDDNNQKPLHTLHHFLKTHFTMLINSVHILPFFPYSSDDGFAVSAYKQVDPPLGDWNDILRISTDFHLMADLVINHCSAQHEWFRNYQQGKDPGNGFFVEADPRDDLSMVVRPRVTPLLRPTETPDGTRYVWCTFGHDQVDLNFRNPKVLAKIVDIIRLYLDMGIRIFRLDAVAFIWKRAGSICLNLKETHEIVRLLRTLIEHANPNAVIITETNIPNRENLSYFGNANEAHCIYNFSLPPLLVNTLISGNCQHLKNWLMAMPPAQNGTTYFNFIASHDGIGLRPVEGLLDDSEQEALVQTMENFGGQISWRALDDGSNKPYEINISLFDALKGTVSGEDQWQLERFICAHAIMLALEGIPAFYLHSLVGTTNDYARMKEHGHNRAINRRQWQEQELNERLADRESHHHKVFHRLRQLIQLRREQPAFHPNATQFTLHLGQQIFAFWRQSLDRRQSIFCINNISDVPQEISLNAINLIGTDEWKDLVSDTTFNDMLATVTLAPYQTLWITNRT from the coding sequence GTGACAGAGACTGCAGACTTACCTATCGAAGAAATACTGTTTCAGAAAGTGATCGATCACCTGCGGGTGATCTACCCGGAACTGGATATCAGGGCCATCGCCCGGGACCTGATACACACCATGCGACTGGACGAGGACTGCCAGAAGCCGCTCGCCCATAAAAATCTGTGGGACCAGACTGATATCACCGTCATTACTTACGGCAACAGTATTCTTAGTGACGATAACAATCAGAAGCCGCTACATACCCTGCATCACTTCCTGAAAACACACTTCACCATGCTGATCAACAGCGTGCATATCCTGCCGTTTTTTCCCTATTCCAGTGATGACGGCTTTGCGGTCTCCGCCTACAAACAGGTGGATCCTCCACTGGGAGACTGGAACGATATACTGCGTATCAGTACCGATTTCCACCTGATGGCGGATCTGGTGATCAACCACTGCTCGGCACAGCACGAGTGGTTCCGGAATTATCAGCAGGGCAAAGATCCCGGCAATGGCTTTTTCGTCGAAGCAGATCCCAGAGATGACCTCAGTATGGTGGTTCGCCCGCGGGTTACACCGCTCTTACGCCCCACCGAAACCCCGGACGGAACCCGCTATGTGTGGTGTACTTTCGGGCACGATCAGGTCGACCTGAACTTCCGCAACCCGAAAGTACTAGCCAAGATTGTCGACATCATCCGCCTGTATCTGGATATGGGTATACGGATATTCCGCCTGGATGCAGTCGCCTTTATCTGGAAACGGGCCGGCAGCATCTGCCTGAACCTGAAAGAAACCCATGAGATCGTTCGCCTCTTGCGCACGCTGATCGAGCATGCCAACCCCAATGCCGTCATCATTACCGAAACCAATATTCCCAACCGGGAAAATCTGTCCTACTTCGGCAACGCCAACGAGGCCCACTGCATTTATAATTTCTCGTTGCCACCGCTGTTGGTCAATACGTTGATTTCCGGTAACTGTCAGCACCTGAAGAACTGGCTGATGGCGATGCCGCCTGCCCAGAACGGCACCACCTATTTCAACTTCATTGCCTCCCATGACGGCATTGGTCTGCGGCCGGTAGAAGGCTTGCTGGATGACAGCGAGCAGGAAGCGCTGGTGCAGACCATGGAAAACTTTGGTGGTCAGATTTCCTGGCGCGCCCTGGATGACGGTAGCAACAAACCTTACGAAATCAATATTTCTTTGTTCGATGCGCTCAAAGGGACGGTGTCCGGTGAGGATCAGTGGCAACTGGAGCGGTTTATCTGCGCCCACGCAATCATGCTGGCACTGGAAGGCATCCCCGCGTTTTACCTGCACAGCCTGGTAGGCACGACCAATGACTATGCGCGGATGAAAGAACATGGCCACAATCGCGCCATCAATCGTCGCCAGTGGCAAGAGCAGGAGCTGAATGAAAGACTGGCAGACAGGGAAAGCCACCACCACAAGGTTTTCCATCGTTTGCGGCAGCTGATTCAATTGCGCCGGGAGCAACCCGCATTCCACCCCAATGCCACGCAATTTACCCTGCATCTGGGACAGCAGATTTTCGCCTTCTGGCGCCAGAGCCTGGATCGCCGTCAGAGTATTTTCTGTATCAACAATATTTCGGATGTGCCCCAGGAAATTTCACTCAACGCCATCAACCTGATCGGTACCGATGAGTGGAAAGACCTGGTCAGCGACACCACCTTCAACGACATGCTCGCCACGGTGACGCTGGCCCCCTACCAAACTCTGTGGATTACCAACCGTACTTGA
- a CDS encoding glycosyltransferase family protein, with the protein MTDFFQNGALTTLHNLSNRSLEDMEAELLKFSKHRPMTLLLPSLYSELEGAALPRILKILAEVPYLSEIVIGLDRADESQYRDALKQFSQLPQHVRVLWNDGPRLRELDAQLKRDGLSPKDAGKGRNVWYCLGYILASRRGEAIALHDCDIVTYDRLMLARLFYPVANPNFNYEFCKGYYSRVANGKINGRVCRLLVTPLVRTLKKIYGHTDYLEYMDSFRYSLAGEFSFRRDVINDLRIPSDWGLEIGVLSEMHRNYSTNRLCQVDIAHAYDHKHQDVSFGNDEGGLSKMSIDIAKSLFRKLATQGTVFSSETFRSIKATYFRVALDFVETYRNDAIINGLDFDIHREEQTVELFASNLVKAGQAFLDNPMETPFIPSWNRVTSAEPKFLCELKNAVEADYEQYNV; encoded by the coding sequence GTGACCGATTTTTTTCAAAATGGCGCCCTCACGACCCTGCACAACCTTTCCAATCGCAGCCTAGAGGATATGGAAGCGGAGCTGCTGAAATTTTCCAAGCATCGGCCGATGACCCTGCTGCTGCCATCACTCTATTCAGAACTGGAAGGCGCCGCACTTCCCCGTATTCTGAAAATCCTCGCGGAGGTACCGTACCTGTCGGAGATCGTCATCGGCCTGGATCGCGCGGATGAATCCCAGTATCGCGATGCACTAAAACAATTCAGCCAGTTGCCGCAACATGTACGGGTGCTCTGGAACGATGGCCCGCGCCTGCGCGAGCTGGATGCACAGTTGAAGCGCGACGGTCTCTCACCAAAAGACGCGGGCAAGGGGCGCAATGTTTGGTATTGCCTCGGCTATATCCTTGCCTCCCGCCGCGGTGAGGCCATTGCCCTGCACGACTGCGATATCGTTACCTACGATCGCCTGATGCTGGCGCGACTGTTCTACCCGGTAGCCAATCCCAACTTCAACTACGAGTTTTGCAAAGGCTACTACTCCCGTGTTGCCAACGGAAAAATCAACGGGCGCGTCTGCCGGCTACTGGTAACACCGCTGGTGCGTACGCTGAAAAAAATCTATGGACATACCGATTACCTCGAATACATGGACAGCTTCCGCTACTCCCTCGCCGGTGAATTCTCCTTCCGCCGCGACGTGATCAACGATCTGCGCATCCCCAGCGACTGGGGGCTGGAGATCGGTGTTCTCTCCGAAATGCACCGTAACTACTCCACCAACCGCCTGTGCCAGGTAGATATTGCCCACGCCTACGACCACAAACACCAGGATGTTTCATTTGGCAATGACGAGGGCGGGCTGTCAAAGATGTCCATAGATATTGCCAAGTCTCTGTTTCGCAAACTCGCCACCCAGGGCACCGTTTTCTCTTCCGAAACTTTCCGCAGCATCAAGGCAACCTACTTTCGCGTAGCACTGGATTTTGTGGAAACCTATCGCAACGATGCCATCATCAACGGGCTGGACTTTGATATCCACCGGGAAGAGCAGACAGTGGAGCTGTTCGCCAGCAACCTGGTAAAAGCCGGCCAGGCATTTCTCGACAACCCGATGGAGACGCCGTTCATTCCCAGCTGGAACCGGGTAACCAGTGCAGAGCCAAAGTTTCTGTGTGAACTGAAAAATGCAGTGGAAGCGGACTATGAGCAATACAACGTATAA
- a CDS encoding HAD-IIB family hydrolase: MTKAHREAPPYSRAHPGVPWLIVSDLDGTLLDHFTYSHAPADPVLRRLEEHAIPLILNSSKTRDEILSLRKALDNQHPFIVENGSAIFIPVGYFPNCPAEATQHGEYWVVEPGAPRGRILEYLQQDQQTHPAPYLNFAAATTAEIVATTGLTKQQAGQAQQRDYSEPLLWQGDEQQKQAFIARANAAGFRTLQGGRFLHLLGNTDKGIATTQLKKYYQQYSDVPCQLIASGDGPNDLAMLEAADIAVLVRSPVHPPPEFTHHRLLTTRKPGPLGWAETVREILTDADIFSGPIYRK, from the coding sequence ATGACAAAAGCACATCGCGAGGCACCCCCCTACTCCAGAGCTCATCCAGGAGTCCCCTGGCTGATAGTCAGCGATCTGGATGGCACACTCCTGGATCATTTCACCTATTCCCACGCACCAGCAGACCCAGTCCTGCGCAGGCTCGAGGAGCACGCAATACCGCTGATCCTCAACAGCAGCAAAACCCGCGATGAAATACTCAGTCTGAGAAAAGCACTCGACAACCAACACCCGTTTATCGTCGAAAATGGCTCGGCGATTTTTATTCCAGTGGGGTACTTCCCGAACTGCCCTGCAGAGGCCACACAACACGGGGAATACTGGGTGGTGGAACCGGGCGCCCCTCGCGGCCGCATCCTGGAGTACCTGCAGCAGGATCAACAAACCCATCCCGCGCCTTATCTCAATTTTGCCGCCGCCACTACTGCAGAAATTGTTGCCACCACGGGTCTGACGAAACAACAGGCCGGGCAGGCGCAACAGCGGGATTACTCCGAACCCCTCCTATGGCAGGGCGACGAGCAGCAGAAGCAGGCCTTTATTGCTCGCGCCAACGCCGCCGGCTTCCGCACGCTGCAGGGGGGGCGCTTCCTACACCTTCTCGGAAATACCGACAAGGGGATCGCCACCACACAGCTGAAAAAATACTATCAACAGTACAGCGACGTTCCCTGTCAGCTGATCGCAAGCGGGGACGGCCCCAACGATCTGGCTATGCTGGAGGCGGCGGATATCGCCGTTCTGGTGCGCTCACCGGTACATCCGCCCCCGGAATTTACCCACCACAGACTGCTCACTACACGGAAGCCCGGCCCCCTGGGCTGGGCAGAAACCGTGCGCGAAATCCTTACCGACGCAGATATTTTCAGCGGACCGATCTATCGGAAATAA